ACGTGAACTCAGCAAACCTCACACGGCCCTGGACGGCCCCTACACCCTCCTCGCCGGAGTACCCGCCACCTACCACCAACTCGTGGCATCGGCGCACACACCTCTGACGTCCAGCCTGCGCGCCTGCATCGTGGCCGGGGCACCGAGCGCCCCCTCCCTGAGCACGTCCGTGGAGACGCTGCTGGGAGCACCGCTCCTCAACGCCTACGGCAGCACCGAGACCTGCGGAATGATCGCGGTGATGCGTCTGGATGAACCGCGGCCCGACGGCTCGTGCGGACCGCCCGTTCCCGGAATGGACGTACGCATCGTGGACCCCGGTCTCGGCACCGACGTCGCGGACGGCGACGAAGGCGAGATATGGGTACGCGGTCCGAGCCTGATGAGCGGCTACCACAAGCACACCGAGGAGACCGAGGCCGCGCTCTACGACGGCTGGTACCGCACCGGAGACCTGGGCCGGCGCATCGAGCACGGTCATCTCGTCGTCACCGGCCGGGTCAGCGAGTTGATCATTCGCGGAGGCGAGAACATCCACCCCGCGGAAATCGAGCAGGTGCTTCTGCGCTGTCCCGGTGTCCGGGACGCGGTAGTGGTGGGCCTGCCGCACGAGATCCTCGGTGAAGTACCCGTCGCCCATGTGGTACCGGGACCGGAAGGATTCAACCCCAGCGATGTCCTGGATGCCTGCCGCGCGCACCTGGCCGAGTTCAAAGTGCCCGCCGAGATCCGTGAAATCGCGGCTGTCCCCCGCACGGGATCCGGAAAGATCGCCCGCCATGCGGTCGTCACCACCACGGCCCGGACCACGACAAGTGCCCGTCGGGCCCCTTCCGGCCCCGCGGGCACCGGTGCCGCTCTGCGCCGGCACCTGCTGTCTCTTCCCCCGCACGCGCGCGAGCGCACACTGCGTGAAGCGGTGCTCGCCGAGACAGCCGCCGTCTGCGGTGACAAAACACACGAGGCCCTCGACAGCGACACCACCTTCGCCGATCTCGGGCTCACGTCCGTGGGAGCCGTAACGCTGACCGACCGCCTGGGCGAGGCGACCGGACTGCGGCTCGCGTCGACGCTGGTCTTCGATCACCCCACACCGGCCGCACTGACCCGGCAGATCCACAACACCCTCTTCCCCTCGCACACCGACGCCGGACAACGCCCCGCTGCCGACCCCGATACGTCCGACCCCGTGGTCATCGTCGCCATGGCCTGCCGCTATCCCGGTGAGGTGAACTCTCCCGACGACCTGTGGGAACTGGTGTCGGCGGGCCGCGACGCGATCACCGCATTCCCCACGGACCGCGGCTGGGACCTGGCCGCCCTCTACGACCCGGACCCGGACCGCACAGGCACCTCGTACACCCGCCACGGCGGCTTTCTGCACCAGGCCGCGGAGTTCGACCCAGGACTGTTCGGCATATCCCCCCGAGAAGCACTGGCCATGGACCCGCAGCAACGGCTGCTGCTGGAGACGTCGTGGGAACTGTGGGAACGGGCCGGCATCGCACCGAGCGCCTTGCGCGACAGCGACACGGGCGTCTTCGTGGGCGTGATGCACGGCGACTATGCCTCCCGCCCCATCGACCCGCACGACGTGGAAGCCCACCTGGCCCTCGGTGCGACCGGAAGCGTGGCCTCCGGCCGCGTCTCCTACGTCTATGGCCTGCGCGGACCCGCCATCACGCTCGACACCGCCTGCTCGTCCTCGCTGGTGGCGCTGCACTGGGCGGCCAAGGCGCTTCGCTCCGGCGAGTGCTCCCTCGCCGTGGCCGGCGGAGTCACCGTAATGGCGACTCCCAGGGCGTTCACGGCTTTCAGCCGACAACGCACGCTCGCACCCGACGGCCGCTGCAAGTCCTTCTCGTCCGCCGCCGACGGCACCGCCTGGGCCGAGGGCGTCGGTCTGGTCCTGCTGGAGCGTCTGTCCGACGCCCGACGCCGCGGCCATCCCGTGCTGGCCGTACTGCGCGGGTCCGCCGTCAACTCCGACGGCGCCTCCAACGGCCTCACGGCCCCGAACGGCCAGGCCCAACAACGCCTGATCGAGAGCGCGTTGGCCGACGCGGGCCTCCGACCGGGCGACGTGGACGTGGTCGAGGCGCACGGCACGGGCACGATGCTCGGCGACCCCATCGAGGCAACGGCCCTGCTGGCCACGTACGGGCAGGGCCGGCCTGCGGACGGGCCGCCCTTGTGGCTCGGTTCCGTCAAGTCCAACCTCGGGCACACGCAGGCAGCTGCCGGGGTCGCCGGGGTCATCAAGATGGTGCAGGCCATGCGTCATGAGGAATTGCCCCGGACGCTTCACGCGCAGAACCCCACGCCAAAGGTCGACTGGTCCACGGGCCACGTAGAACTGCTGGCCGAGCCCCGCCCCTGGCCCGCGAAGGGCCCCACACCGCGCCGGGCCGGTGTCTCGGCCTTCGGTATCGGCGGGACGAACGCCCACGTGATCCTGGAGGAGGCCCCAGTCCCGCCCGCTGACGGTCCTGGCATCGCGGTGACAGCGCCCTGGATTCTCTCCGGCGCCGACGAACAGGCCCTGCGGTCCCAAGCCCGGCGTCTGGCGGACCACTTGGCGGCCCGTCCTGATCTCTCGGCGTCCGACGTCAGCTTCTCACTGGCGGCATCGAGGTCGGCGCTCACCCACCGTGCGATGGTCGCCGCAGCGGACCGCTCCCGCATGACGGCCGCGCTGCATGAGCTGGCCGAGGGCCGCGAGGTCCCGGACTCGGTACGAGCTGTCGCCGACACGAGCCTGCGCACGTCGTTCCTGTTCACCGGCCAGGGCGCCCAACGTCCCCGCATGGGCGCGCGGCTGCGTACGGTGTTTCCGGTCTTCGCTGCCGCCTTCGACGAGGTCTGTGAGGAGCTGGACGGTCACCTCGCTCTGCCGCTGACCGCGGTGCTCTCCGCCGAGGCGGGCTCGCCCGAGGGTGCCCTGCTCAACCGCACAGACTTCACCCAGGCCGGCCTGTTCGCCTTCGAGGTCGCCGCGTTCCGTCTGCTGGCGTCGTGGGGGGTGTCCGCCGACTTCTTGGTGGGCCACTCCGTGGGGGAGCTGGCCGCCGCCCATGTCGCCGGTGTTCTGGATCTCTCGGACGCGGCTCGACTCGTCGCCGCGCGAGGCAGGTTGATGCAGGCCCTTCCGGACAACGGGGCAATGGTGGCTCTGCACGCCCCGGAGGCGGAGGTGCTCAAGGCACTGGCGGACGCCGACGGGCCGGTGGCGATCGCCTCCGTCAATGGCCCGCGCACGGTAGTGATCTCCGGACTGCGGGACGTGGTGCTGGCGATCGAGGCGGAGTTCAGGCAACGCGGCCGCAGAACCGCCCGCCTGCGCGTCAGCCATGCCTTCCACTCCCCCTTGGTGGAACCGATGCTCGACGACTTCCGCCGAGTTACGCAAGGGCTGACGTTCCACCCTGCGCGCATACCGGTGATCTCCACCCTGACGGGCCGTCCGACCGAGGCAGATGAGCTGTGCTCGCCGGAGTACTGGGTCAGGCACGCACGCCAACCGGTCCGCTTCGCCGACGCTGTGCTCTCCCTCGCGGACAAGGGCGTCTCGGCGTGCCTGGAGATCGGCCCCGGAACCGGCCTCACCGCCGCCGCCGAGGACTGTCTGAGGGGTGACGGCATCTTCGTCGCCTCGTTCCCCGCCGACGAGCCCGAGCCCGAGGCCCTCCTCTCGGCAGTGGCGCGGCTCCATGTGCACGGAGCGCGTGTCGACTGGCCCGCGGTGTTCGCTCACACCGGTGCACGGCGGGTGGACCTGCCGACGTATGCCTTCCACCGGCAGCGGTACTGGCTGCAGGCCTTGCCCACGCCACGTCCCGCTGCGACCGCCGCCGGTCATCCGCTGCTGGAGCCGGGGTTCGCCGTCCCGGACACCGACCGGACGGTGTTCGCCGGTCGGCTCTCCGCTGCGGCTCAGCCGTGGCTCGCCGATCACACGGTCTCCGGGTCGGCCGTCATTCCTTCAACGGTGTTCGTGGAGCTGGCCGTGCAGGCGGGCCGCGAGATGGGGTGCGGTGCACTGGACGAGCTCCTCGTCCTCACTCCGCTGCCCCTCCCGCCGACGGGTGAACTGCGCCTCCAGGTCGTCGTGAGCGCAGCGGACGACGCGGGCCGGCGCCCCGTTGACATCCACGCACGGAGTGACGAACCGGACAGCGCGGACGGCTCCTGGACCAGGCATGCCACCGGCTTCCTCGGACTGGCCTCTCCTCCCGTGGCGCCCCAGGAATCGGTGTGGCCTCCGGAGGGTGCCACCGGGGTCGACCTGGCCGACGCCTACGACACCCTCGCGGACACAGGCCTGGCCTACGGTCCCGCCTTTCGGTGCGTACGGGCGATGTGGCGGCGGGCCGACGAGCTGTTCGTCGAGGCCCGCCTGCCGGAAGCGGAAAAGGCCGCAGCCGGCGGCTACGGGATCCATCCGGCCCTGCTGGACGCGGCCCTGCACGCTCCCCTGCTCACCGGGACGGCACCCGATGCAGCCATCCGCGTTCCCTTCTCATGGAACGGCTTCCAGCCCGGCACGACAGGTCCCACGGAGGTCCGGGTACGGATCTCACTCGGTGCGGCCACGGACACGGTCACAGCAACTCTCGAAACCCCCGACGGCACTCCGGTGGCCCACATCGACTCCATGACGACCCGCGAACTGCCCACCCTCAGTCGCGACTCGGCCAGGCAAGCCTTGTTGCGCCCCGAGTGGACAGTCATAGCAGGGGAGCACTCCGCCGACACCTCACGCTGGGCCCTCCTGGACAACACCTCGGACGGCGGGCTGGACCTGTCACGGGTGATCCCTGAGCTGGCGCTCTCCCCTGTGCCCGATCCGCACACCGTCCTCGTCACGGCGGCCGGACCCACGGGGGACGCCGACCCGCTCACCACCCTGCACCGGCTGACCGACACAGTGCACCGCGCTCTCCAGAGCTGGCAGCACGATCCGCGGACGGCGGGCTCCCAGTTGGTGGTCGTCACACGCAACGCCACCTCCATGACAGCTGCACCCGACACAGCGGGAGCCGCGGTGTGGGGACTGGTGCGCGCGGCCCAGTCGGAGCTGCCCGGGCAGATCGTGCTCGTCGACGTGGACGAGCGACCGGCATCACTACGGCAACTACCCGCGGCCGTTGCCTCGGGAGAACCCCAACTCTCCATCCGCGAAGGACGTTTGACGGTACCGCGCCTGACACCGTCCGCCACGGAAGGCACACCCGTGGCACTCCGCCCTGAGGGCACGCTGTTGATCACCGGCGGCACCGGCGCCCTCGGTGCAGAACTCGCCAGACACCTCGTGAGGTCACATGGCGTGCGCCGCCTGGTGCTGGCCGGACGCCGCGGCCCCGAAGCACCGGGCGCCGCCCAACTGCTCGCCGAGTTACTGGAGTTGGGCGCCGAGGTCCGCATCATCGCCTGTGACGTCACCGACCGGGCCGCGCTGGCCGATCTGATCAGCGCGTGTGGACCGGAGCTGACCGGCGTGGTGCATGCCGCCGGGGTCCTGGACGACGGAGTTCTGGCATCCCTGACACCGCAACGCATGGCGGCGGTGCTGCGTCCGAAGGCAGACGCGGCGTGGTATCTGCACGAACTGACCAAGGATCTGGACCTGTCGGCCTTCATCTTGTTCTCCTCCGTGTCCGGCCTGCTGGGCCGTGCGGGACAGGGGAACTACGCCGCGGCGAATTCCTTCCTCGACGCCCTGGCCCACCACCGCACCCGGCTGGGATTGCCTGCCCTCTCCCTCGCGTGGGGGCCTTGGAGCACAGAAAGCGGGATGACCGGCACACACCGGCTGACGCCGGACGCACTGCGGCCGCTCACCGTGGATCAGGGGCTCGCCCTGTTCGACGCGGCACTTCGCACGAGCGAGCCCGTGGTGGTTCCCGCCCTCCTGGACCGGGCCGCCCTCCGTTCCGCCCGGACACATCTGCCACCGCTCCTGCGGGGTCTGGTGCGCCCTGCCACATCTCCACCCGGAGCCGGCCACCCGAACTCGGGCGAACGAGAACAGCCAGGCAGCTGGCACAGGCTGCTGGCCGAAGCGTCACCCGCACAGCGCCTGAACACTCTGGTGGAGTTGCTCAACACCGATGTGGCGCAAGTACTCGGCTACCCGGACGCCACCTCGCTCCCACAGGGCAGGTCCTACATCGAGCTGGGTTTCGACTCTCTGACGGCGGTACAGCTCCGTAATCGGCTGAGCGTGGCGCTAGGGCTCAGGCTCCCCGCCACCGTGGTCTTCGAGCATCCGACACCGCAGGAGCTGGCCCGTCACGTACTCGGTCTGCTGGAGGACGACCTGCCCACGACCACATCACGCGCCGGGCAGCCGGCAGGACGGCGGCCCGCGCAGACCCTGTCCTCCCTTTACCGGCAAGTCTGCGAGGCAGGCCGGGTGATCGACGCGATGCACATGCTCGTCACGGCGTCCTGGGCCGTCCCGACCTACCAGGCGGCCGACAGCCGACGACATGCACTGCCGCCGGTGCGGCGTGCGACCGGACCCGGCGAACGCCCGGTGCTCGTCTTCTTCCCGGGCATCCAGCCTGCCCTCGCCGCCCCCGGCGGCGAATTCGCCCGCTTCCATGCCTGTTTCGAGGGCGAGTGGGACGTCTTCGAGTTTCCGCACCCCGGAATCAGCGCGGGCCACGAACTGCCGGCCGATGTGGAGACGCTTGCCCTCACGCACGCCGAGTCGGTGCTGCGGCACCTGGGCGAACGACGCTGCGTGATCGTCGGCGCCAGCACCGGCGGCGCGGTGGCACAGGCCGTCACCCAGCGCCTTGAGGCCATGGGCGCGGCTCCCGCCGGGCTGGTGCTGCTGGACACATACCTCATCGACGACGGCAACAGTGACAAGGAGTGGCTGCTGTCGCTGCCGGCAGTCATCGCACCGCACCTGGGCGGCCACGAGTTCACGGGCGACGAGGACGCCGGCGTCGCGGCATTGGGGGCGTATACCCGCATGTTCCTCAACTGGAAGCCGCAGCCGGTCGGCGCACCCACCCTGCTGGTGCGCGCCACCGCACCGACCATCGACATGGCTGGGCGCGTTCAAGGCGACGAATGGCGAACCTCCTGGCCCCTCCCCCACGCCCAAGTCGACGTCCCCGGCGACCACTTCTCGCTGTGGCAGCAGCACTCTCAGACCACGGCCGCCGCAGTCAGCGCGTGGATCAAGTCCCTTGTACGTGACGGGGGCGACGAGTGACCGTACTTCATCCAGCCGGGCGTACCCGCCGTGATTCGCACGGTGACGCCGTCAGACTGCTCCGGTCTCCTCCTCCGCCACCAGGCCCATCTCCGCGTCCCGCGCGACCTCGACCTCGCGGCGCAGCAGCCGGAACCACATGAAGAGCACGAAGCCGGCGAAGACGAACCACTCGCCGGTGTAGCCGAGGTTCTGGAACGCCTTCAGGTCGAGGCCGGAGCCGGTGGGGGCCCTGGGCGGCACGGCCGTCATCCCGCTGTCGGCCTTGTCGAGCGTGACCCACGCGTCGTATACGTCGTAGGGCACGAGGTTGACCAGCGACGCGGCGCTGATCGCCCCGGTCTGCCCGGCCGGCAGACCACCCTGGGCGCTCACCCCGTCGTCGCCGGGCGTCTCGGACCCCTGCAGCGCGCCGGTGACGGTGACCTCACCGGTGGGTGCGACGGGCGCCTTCGCGACATCGGCGGAACCCGGCAGCCAGCCCCGTACCACGGGCAGCGCCTTGCCGCCGTCGGTGCGCAGCAGCGTCAGGACGTAGAAACCCTGCTTGTCGTCCAGGTCGCGGTCGGGAACCAGCAGCTGCTTGCCGTACCGCCCGGTCGCGGTAGCCTGTCGGCCGGACGTGGCCTTGTTCACGGGCAACAGCGCACGCAGCGGGCCGGCCGGCTCGTGCCGATCATTGCTGACCTGTTCGCTTGCCTCGCGGTGGTCCTGCATCCTGTCCTCGAACCGGCTCAGCTGCCACGACCCGAGAAAAACGCACAAGGGTACGGCGAGCAGCACGAAGATGTTGATCGCCCACCAACGGGATGTCAGCAGAAACCGGTACACGCCTTCAACGGTACGGCGCGACAAGACGGGGACCCGCGGCGGGGTCAGTGCCAACCGGTCGAGAGGTCAGGCGGTCGGCGTCCACCGCTGCGCGGCCGCACCGTTGCAGTCGTAGATCTGCAGTTGAGTCCCGTCGACCGTGGAGCTGCCCGGGTCGTCGAGGCAACGCCCCGACTGCGGGTTGACCAGAGACGAGTTGGGGCCCGTCACCCAACGCTGCGCGCCAGAGCCGTTGCACTCCCACAGCTGCACCTTGGTCCTGTTCTCGGTCCCGCTGTTGCTGACGTCGAGGCAGCCGCCCAGCGCGCGAAGGGCGCCACCCGCGTCCGGTGTGTACGTCCACCGCTGCGCACCTGTGCCGTTGCACCCGTACAACTGCACATGTGTGCCGTTGGCGGTGCCGGAGCCCTGCACGTCGAGACACTTGCCCGCGATCCCTGAACGGAACGCGACGGTGCGGAGTTGGCCTGCGGAGTTGAGGGCGGATTCCACGAGTGACGCCGCTGCCCGCATCCCTGCTTCATTGGGGTGGTACGTGGCACGTCCCGCGGCCGGACGGTACGTCTCGACCCACGGGTTCGCGGCGCACGCGTCATGTCCGTGACTGGCGGCGGCCAGATCGATCAGGGTCGCCCCTGTGGCGGCGGCCGCGCTGGCGGTGGCGTCTGCCAGGCGCGAGGCGATGCTGCGTTCGAAAGCCGCCTGGTCACCGGTGAGAGGGACGCCGGCACACACTCCGGCGTCCGGCAGGAGTGTGAAGTAGTTGACCAGGTAGACATGGGCCTGGGGCGCCCTGCCATGCACCGCGTTGACGATGTTCTGGATACGACCCGCCAGCGACGGAAACGTCTGGTTGATCGCGTTCTGGTCCACGCTGCCGCAGTTGGTGCCGCCACTGGTCTGACAGGAGTAAGTATTGATGCTGCCGAGGTAGTTGACGTCGTTGCCGCCGATCGTGACCGTGACCACGCGGGTCGCCGAGGTCACCGCCTGCACCTGCGGCGGCTGTCCGGCCTGGCTGGTGGTCAATACGTTGGCGGTGGTCGCGCCGCTGCACGAGACATCCGTCAGGTTCGCTCCGGTCTCCCGGGCCACGAGGCTGGCGTAGTTGTTCGCCGATCGGGCGCACGCTGCGGCGCCAGTGCTCGTCTGCACCGGCGGAATGCCCGGACCCGCCGCGAAGGAACTGCCCATCGCCACCAGGTCGAGTCCCGAGGCGGCAACGACAGCGCTGCGGGGCTCGAACGGGGCCTGTGCCCAGGCAGCCGAAGCCGGCACTGCGGCGGCCAACGCCACCGCGGCGGCGCACGCCCCGCGTGCCCATGCCCGGAGGTGGACGCCGTTCTTCATGTGCGGACCCGGCATTCGGTTCCTCCCAGAAGTGGGACAGGCATGAGCGAGACGGAGCCCGACTGGGCAACGTTGTCATAAGGACCCTAACGGGTGTCATGTACTGGGCCAAGAGTGCGAACGCGTCCACGAACCGTCTGGGTCGCGGTGCCAATTGCCGTATGCCTAGGACCACGGCTGCCCGGACTCCACCCAGGACCGCCGTGCCGCCGGTCAAGTGGCGAAGGTGTGCGGCGCGCCGAACGAAGCCAGGACCCACATACCGGCTCCGGCATGGTCGGTACTGCTGCCGTCCTCAACAATCCGGATCATTGTCGGGCCGCCGCTGGTGACTTCACCCGCGGTCGGCGCATTGAAGTGGCCCGCCGCGGCCATCAGGCCCTGCGCGTCGAGTCCGTCCCGAATCGATGACTTGAGCTTCGCCTTGACCAGGTGGATGCCGACGGGCGTGCTCAGGCGCGTGTCCTGGGAGCGGTCGTACGTCTCGCGTGGTCGGGCACTCGTGCTGGGCCATCCTCGGCGCGGCGGTATGCCGTAGGTCGTGCACCGGCCAGACCATGCCCAGCAGGGCGTCGGCCCGCGCGAAGGACCGCGCCGTGATCAGGTCCGCGCACCTCCCAACGCAGCAGGGCGCGCGGATCAAGCGGTGGTCGATCCTGCTCATTCCGTCGCTCGCCCGCGCCCCGTGCCCCGTCCGTTCGCGCCCCTCTGCTGCACCGTCAGCGTGAGCACGCGAAGCTCGATGCGCTGTCGGGATCACCTGTGCGATACCTGGGCCAGGCCGGATAAGCGCACAGTGGACGTGTGCGGTGGTGGTTCGCGTCGGTCACAGTCGGATGCATGGGTGCCTGCCCTTCCTCCACCCATCGTTCGAGCGCGGAGAGGGAGTCCCAGCCGGCGGCGAACGCCGGCGTGCCGAAGTTCGCGTGGTTCGCCCCGGGCACCAGGTAGTACCGCATGAACGAGTGGGTCGCATCCGGACCCGACAGGTCGCGCACGCGCCGGTAGTAGTCACTCGTGGAGCGGGAGGAGACCAGCTCGTCCGCGGCACCGTGGAGCAGGATCAGCTTGCCGCCGGCACGTGCGAACGGGCGGAGATCCGCGTTGTTGCGATCCTCGATCGTGGACAGATGACTGATGCGGTCGAGCCACTTCCCGGGGTGTCTGGGGTCGACATCGAGGGAGTTGTGGTGCGGGTCCCGGGTCAGGAAGTACTTGACCCACTGCTCCCAGTACTGCATCCCGTAGCCGCTGGTCACGGGCATGGGATCGGTCGGCGCCGTATCGCCGAAGCCGAGGAACGGCGTCCTCATGTCCGCCCCTGACAGGAACGGGAAACCCGGGTATGCCCTCTCGCCACTGTCGATTCGGTACGGCCATGTGAACGGGGACGACATGGCGATCACGGAGGTGATCTGAGGGTCCGACAGACATGTAGGGCCGGTGTCGGCACCAGCAGGGCAGCGAAGCACCCGCGGGTCGAAGTGACAGCCGCTCGGGTGCGAGATGACGCCGTCCTCGACACCGTCCACACCGTCGCACGCGTTGATGACGCTGTCGTAGAGGAGCGTCTGTTTCTCGGGTCCGGGAAAGGCGCCGGGGCGTGACAGGACCTGTGCGAGGTACCCCAGGTCCAGCAGTTCGCTGAGGTTGTTCCAGGCTGGATAGGCGGAGATCACACCGTCGAACGCCCTGGGCCACCGCTGGGCGACGACGAGAGCTTCGCGGCCGCCCGTCGAGCCGCCCGCGAAGTAGATCTCGGCGGGATGGGCACCGTAGGCCTGCCGGATGAGGAACAGACTCGCGTCGCGCGTCTTTTTGAGTGCGTCACCGGCGGCGAAGTTGCTCAAGGCCTCGTCGTTCACTCCGAACGACCCGTCCAAGCTCGGAACCGCTGCCGGGCTTTGCTGATGACCGGAATCGCCGGCGAAGGTCGCATAGCGGCGAGCCAAAGGCGCCGGCTGATCCTTGGGGCCGAACGGCACATTCTGCGTCAGGTCGGGAATGGTGCCGTTGTAGCCTCCGCCACCGAACATCATCGCCTTGCGATTCCAGTCGTAGGGCAGGTCGATGCGCATCTTGATCTCGGGTGCCGACGGATCGACGGGATGGAGGTCGACGCCGACTTGGCAGTACTCGACCGTCACGCCACTGACCAGGCTGGTCATGACCGCTGTGGAAGTGACGCGGCCGCCGGTCGTCGGCAGGCTCATGGCCCATGCCGGGATCGTCATCTGTTCCAGCGCGGAACATCGCGGCACCGTCGTCGCGTGGGTGGCCTCGGCCGGGGTCGTCGCCGTGGCGGGCCCGGCCCCGAGTACCTGAATGGCACCCGCCGACATCATCATGGCGGCAAGCGCGGCGAGCCGACGCGTCCGCAGCCCGTTTGCCGTTGGTCTCCTCACACTGGCCTCTTCTCACAAATCTCGTAGGCATGGAGTGCAGTTGGTCTCGCGGCGCTCTGGCCGCCGTACCCGGCACCGGCCTTCCCCCCGCAGCTCCTGTCACCGTCCGGCTCCTGGAATCCGTCAGCCGTAGAGATGGGCACCCGGAACAGCGTCCGGGTCGTCACGGACCTCGGCGGGGTTCGTCTCCGGCAGGAACCACGCGCTGGCGAAGGTGA
Above is a window of Streptomyces sp. SAI-135 DNA encoding:
- a CDS encoding tannase/feruloyl esterase family alpha/beta hydrolase; protein product: MRRPTANGLRTRRLAALAAMMMSAGAIQVLGAGPATATTPAEATHATTVPRCSALEQMTIPAWAMSLPTTGGRVTSTAVMTSLVSGVTVEYCQVGVDLHPVDPSAPEIKMRIDLPYDWNRKAMMFGGGGYNGTIPDLTQNVPFGPKDQPAPLARRYATFAGDSGHQQSPAAVPSLDGSFGVNDEALSNFAAGDALKKTRDASLFLIRQAYGAHPAEIYFAGGSTGGREALVVAQRWPRAFDGVISAYPAWNNLSELLDLGYLAQVLSRPGAFPGPEKQTLLYDSVINACDGVDGVEDGVISHPSGCHFDPRVLRCPAGADTGPTCLSDPQITSVIAMSSPFTWPYRIDSGERAYPGFPFLSGADMRTPFLGFGDTAPTDPMPVTSGYGMQYWEQWVKYFLTRDPHHNSLDVDPRHPGKWLDRISHLSTIEDRNNADLRPFARAGGKLILLHGAADELVSSRSTSDYYRRVRDLSGPDATHSFMRYYLVPGANHANFGTPAFAAGWDSLSALERWVEEGQAPMHPTVTDANHHRTRPLCAYPAWPRYRTGDPDSASSFACSR